TTCTGAAACAAAgcctcccttcttcatttctatCTGTAGCATTAGCATTGAAATGGTGGCATGATTTCTCCAAGCTTcaacattatatgaaaattttggctTTTGTTTACTACCATCTTTATTGATCTTTATAACATTCATATTTGAACTGGGTATATGATCAAAGATGAAAGAGCAACATCCAAGCTTTTTTTAATGACCAATCTCTTGCAATGCCTGTTTAAAACAAACCTAAGAACTTCTCGTTTTCTGTTTCATCTTGCCTTCTGATCTAATGTTTTTCACCTACAGCAGTTAAGTATCTAAGAGAAAACCATCCGTTAGCATTTTCGTTCGTCTATCATTTTAGTAGAGCTTTGGATGTTTGTATCAGattattttgtttgcttttattcAGATAATGGGAAGCAAGACAAAGATATTTATTGTTTTGGAGTATGTCACCGGGGGAGAGCTCTTTGACAAAATTGTAAGTTGATGATATCTGTGATACTTGCATATTATGTTAGATTCTCATCGTGTTGGTGGAGCTGCACTAATATGTTTCCTAGTTTCAGTACTGATTTAATATTTGTACCTTGTTTTAAGAGAAGCTAACTTTAGATCTTGTATATCTTTaaaccatttcttaattctgaAGGTAAACAACGGAAGGATGAGAGAAGATGAGGCACGGAGATATTTCCACCAGCTCATTAATGTTGTTGATTACTGCCATAGCAGAGGCGTCTACCATAGGGATCTTAAGGTATTTAAACTTGGCACCCTTTAAGGAGAATATGTTTATACTTATGCATATATGTGCATGCATGGATGCATCTTATGCTATCAGGAAATGAAGTTCATATATACTTCCTCTTGATCTTCTTGCAGCCTGAAAATTTGCTGTTGGATGCATATGGTAACCTCAAAGTTTCTGACTTTGGGTTGAGTGCACTATCTAAGCAAGTCAGGGTAATTATGACATCCTCTTTTTCCTTCTACATGATACATTATTAAGCTTTGTCTAGTCTTTAACTTCTTTGTTGTCTGTGTTATTTATCCTACTTATTTAAACATTCATGTGAATATTTTAAGGTCCTGAATCTTGATGTAACTGATTGATCCCGTAATCTTGTAAGATTGGGTCTCCGTGTGCCTTTGATGGCTTTAGAACATTCAGAAATATTTCTAATCTGAAGTTGAATTTATAGGATGATGGTCTCCTTCACACTACCTGTGGAACACCAAATTACGTTGCTCCTGAGGTGCGGACAGTAGTTCAATCACACTAAATTTTCCTTCCATCATTTGTAATTGTATAACCCCTTAGAAACCCCAGTTATTAACAATCTTCTCTCTTCCTATGCATAGGTCCTTGATGATGGAGGCTATGATGGAGCTACTGCAGACCTGTGGTCGTGTGGAGTGATACTCTTTGTGCTGCTTGCAGGTTACTTGCCTTTCGATGATTCTAATCTTATGAACCTGTACAAAAAGGTCTGTGTTTCGTAATTGCATGTTGCAGTTATCCATTGCACTCGTTGCCTGATTTTCACTCTGATTTTGCGAATATACAGATTTCAGCAGCTGAATTCACTTGCCCCCCTTGGTTATCTTTTAGTGCAATGAAATTGATAACTCAAATCCTGGATCCAAACCCGATGACTGTAAGTTACTATGCCTAACTCTCCTTACCTGGATGTGTTTCAAGATTGGATATTAAATTCTGTGTGCGTTGAATAGGAAGAGGGGCAAAAGATTTCTTTACTTTGTATGGTGATGGCAAGTGAAATAACATTGTATATTGCTATGCTAAGTAAAGCTTCTAGAACTAGATAGAACAAAGCTATACTCATGACAGAAAAAAAGAATGTCCTATAAAAAATTTGCTTGGTTAAATTCTTGTTGAATGTGCAATAATTATAGTCTGAAACGACAGaaataatattgtattttactgtgtttttattcatttgtCTTTTGCCCCTCCTTCTTCAATAAATATAGTCTAACACATTTTCCTTGTTAGCGGACATAAGCGTGGGAGATGGAGTCCGAGAAATCTGCCAGATAgatattaaaaatgtataattctATCTgctctttctctttttcctcttttcatctCTCAAAGATTTCAGCTCGCTGTCTGAATATAATTTCTAAGGAAAGATAACCACACCTTATAACTCCTTATCCTTTTGTGGGTTCATTTTTCATCAAAGCCACCCATGAATTTATTGATCATGTATTCTGAATTTGAAGTTGATGACCTCTTACTATGTtatcaatttatgaaaatttaaaccaCAAGTGCATAAAAGACAGTTCGTTTCGGCTTCAAGGTTCATATTCTGCTTGTATTCATGCATTTTTATGTTGGACTTAAATGTTTGGGAATCATTTGCCTTCACAagattttgttttgcttttatctAATCATATCGACTTAGCATAAGGTTaatttgtacatatatttttctcatGTTGCAGCGCATTACTATTcctgaaattttgaaagatgaATGGTTTAAAAAGGGTTACAAGCCTCCTGTGTTCAAGGAGAAAGACGATACGAATTTAGACGATGTAGAAGCtgtttttaaagattatgaagTAAGTTGATGCAGTCTTTCTCTAAGTTGACATCCGCATATTGGACAACTGCTGTTATATTTGGTgcttctttgatttttaatcttaataatttcaatatgttGGTTAACATAACAGGAGCACCATGTAACAGAACAGAGAGACGAACAACCAACAGCTATGAATGCATTTGAGTTAATTTCTATGTCAAAAGGGTTAAACCTTGGGAACCTGTTTGATGCAGAAGAGGTTTGTATGTTAAAAGGCTTTTCGTTTTTGTATATCAACTGTCAAAACCTGGTCATTACCTTTCCTTTGCATGACTTCATTGTCACTAGAAAGGAAACCTGAAATCCGCAGTATGTCCAGTGCCAAATAGGACATTATCTGATATCAATAGGCTATCAAAGCCGATTAAGAAAGCAGACATATAGTGTCTATTTGCTTGAGAAAgattactaataatattatactGGCTATTTACATCTAAATGTGAACCGTTGCTTGTTCCATTTTCTGCAGGGATTTAAGAGAGAAACAAGGTTTACATCTAAATGTCCTGCTAATGAGATCATCCATAAGATCGAAGAAGCTGCAAAGCCTCTCGGGTTTGATGTCCACAAGAAAAACTACAAGGTGAGTAAATCTTACACACGATATAATAAAGGTAATTATCGAAAtctatatataaagtttatttattttgtattgttTTTATGTAGATGAGACTCCAGAATTTGAAAGcaggaagaaaaggaaacctTAATGTCGCCACTGAGGTAACTTACAGTTAAagcaacattttattttaaatcttggCTTAcgttttgtatttaattaaacTGTTTATTTTGTTAATCAGATATTTCAAGTGGCACCTAGTTTACATATGGTTGAGGTCCGAAAAGCAAAGGGGGACACATTGGAATTCAATACGGTACCCCATGATTCTCtcattacaatttcattacattttttaGATGTATCGTATTGTTAGAGTTATGTAACGGCATATAATTGGTTATACCTGATGGAAATGGAAGAACGTTTTTGCCGGTAGAAAGAAGTTGGTTAAATGCAAATGGAAAGTTCCAAATGACTTCGATTCCTGTCATAGTTTTGGATTAGTCCTTATATTGTCACTATTATATTATACGAGTTAGACCATTATTGCCCATCACAAAGCATCTTACATCTCAATAATGTCTAAAATTTGTTGTCCGATCGTGAGACTGAAATTCTCCAATGTTAAACACACATGCTCTAGCTTATCTGCTTACTCAAACCAAGTATCAAACCTGTCTGCTGGTCTTTAAATAGACAACATACATGAGTTGCAGTTGATTTCTCGTGTTTCTAAACTCACTCAGTCGTTACCGAGATTATTATTTTGCTGGCGATTAAAAGGTTTGGGGTTTTTCTTTTGCAGTTCTACAAAAGCCTTTCGACCTGTCTGGAAGATGTTGTCTGGAAAACGGAGGAGGACATGAAAGAAGTGCACGTTTGAGTTGACCCATGTTTCCAAGTTGAATGAAAATTGTGGAtggttttgttgttgtttgttgAATGTTGAATGTTGTTTTTGGCCCAATATATCTTCATTCTTTTCTAGGATTAAACAGCCATGGTGGTTCTAGTTGTTTTCCATGTTATTAGTTATTGGAAAGCATGGATAATTCCCATGGAATGTGGTGGTTGTATTTACCCTTTAAAATGTTAATGATGATTAAATGTTTCATGATATTTGCCAAGAAAAAAGGTAAATccttatgttttgattttgtttcctcCACTAAATATTATCCTATGCTATTCTTTTACATGAATTAATTCCACAACCCTATTTGTGTTAGTGAAAAAACCCTGTGTGAAGGGTAATAATCTTTTGTTTCATCCGACTTTAGAAATTACTTTGTTAAGTGGTAAAATAAACacgaagaataaaataatatatatatatatatatttttgcaaTAAACATTTAACTGTGTAAAAATAATGCTCTCGATAAACACGATTGAATATCAAACTTTCATTAACTtgacataatgataaatttagttcttaatatttatattattttatcattttgatattaattttttatagattgTTTTGacctctattttaaaatttgagttaaattatttatttttaggtggAAAAATTGATTGGGTGACAACTTACTATCAATTCACATtgactttataatttttttaaaaaataatataaattgctaaaagattcaacaaattttaataaggtttataagttagaaagaaaaaaaacctacGTCAATAATGAATTACATGTAAACGGTCACATGCCCTATCACGTTAatgctattaaatttttatcagttcaatcaaattatttaa
This sequence is a window from Gossypium raimondii isolate GPD5lz chromosome 5, ASM2569854v1, whole genome shotgun sequence. Protein-coding genes within it:
- the LOC105768034 gene encoding CBL-interacting serine/threonine-protein kinase 3 isoform X2 → MSQSKIKRRVGKYEIGRTIGEGTFAKVKFARNTETGEPVALKILDKEKVLKHKMAEQIKREIATMKLIKHPNVVRLYEIMGSKTKIFIVLEYVTGGELFDKIVNNGRMREDEARRYFHQLINVVDYCHSRGVYHRDLKPENLLLDAYGNLKVSDFGLSALSKQVRDDGLLHTTCGTPNYVAPEVLDDGGYDGATADLWSCGVILFVLLAGYLPFDDSNLMNLYKKISAAEFTCPPWLSFSAMKLITQILDPNPMTRT
- the LOC105768034 gene encoding CBL-interacting protein kinase 32 isoform X1, which gives rise to MSQSKIKRRVGKYEIGRTIGEGTFAKVKFARNTETGEPVALKILDKEKVLKHKMAEQIKREIATMKLIKHPNVVRLYEIMGSKTKIFIVLEYVTGGELFDKIVNNGRMREDEARRYFHQLINVVDYCHSRGVYHRDLKPENLLLDAYGNLKVSDFGLSALSKQVRDDGLLHTTCGTPNYVAPEVLDDGGYDGATADLWSCGVILFVLLAGYLPFDDSNLMNLYKKISAAEFTCPPWLSFSAMKLITQILDPNPMTRITIPEILKDEWFKKGYKPPVFKEKDDTNLDDVEAVFKDYEEHHVTEQRDEQPTAMNAFELISMSKGLNLGNLFDAEEGFKRETRFTSKCPANEIIHKIEEAAKPLGFDVHKKNYKMRLQNLKAGRKGNLNVATEIFQVAPSLHMVEVRKAKGDTLEFNTFYKSLSTCLEDVVWKTEEDMKEVHV